The following nucleotide sequence is from Streptomyces bathyalis.
TCGCGCGCGCCCATGCTGACGCCGTCTGAAGCACCGCGGAGAGCGCACCCGCACGTACGGCACCGCTGACGCTGCCCTCCGCCTGCTGCTGGAGCGCCTGCTGCCATGCCTGGTACGCGAGTTCGTCGGCGGCCCGCGGGCTCACCGCGCCGAAGGCGGCGTAGGCCCGAACGGCAGGGAAGTGGCGCCGCTCGAGCTCGTGCAGCGCGGCGCGGGAGATCTCTCCCCCTTCCCATATGAGACGGACCAGCTCCGCGTCAGAGAGGTATGCGCAATCCATCCGTTTCCCCCGATCCCGGTTCACGGCGTCTCCGGCGAGTCACGAAGATCACGAGGTCGTCTGGTCACGGGACTGATGCTTCGCGGGGGCTCGGGTGCCGGGTCCGAGTCGATGTCATGGGCGGTCGTCCCCAAGTCCAGCGCAAACAAGCCCCGAACGCCATAGTCAGCGCACACCTGAGGCGGAAGTGTGTGGGACCGGTGAGGTGGTTGGTGACCAGTGGTGGCGGTTCGTCCCTTCCACCGCGACGGCTCGTGCGGCGCCCGTTCACGCGGCTCGGCGCCTCCGGCGGGAGCCGGATGCCACCGAAGCGGTGCCAGTGATCGACGGGAGAGCGCCGGAAGCGATCACCAGGACGCTCCGCGGGGGCCGAGCCGGGGCGCTCACTTGCCGCCGGCCGCTCCCGCTCGCAGCCCGTCCATGACGAGATCGAGGAGCCGGCTGACGCGTGGCTGCCACTCGCCCCGCGGATCGATCTGCCAGAGGCCGGCGATGGCGAGGAGGAAGTCGTCCGCGGTCACTCCCGGACGGATGGTGCCGGCCTCCTCGTTGGCACGGAGCAGGAGTTCGGCGGCCCGCGTCACCGGTCCGTGGCCCGGCTTCTCCGCGTTCCCGGGCGCGCTGGTGGCCTGGCGGATGGCCTCCGCCAAACCGGCCTTGGCCATGGCGAACCGGGCGAGGCGGTCCATCCACTCCCGCAGCGCACGGTCCGGTTCGTAGGTCTTGATCAACTGGGCCGCGGCGTCAGCGACTTGCTGCATCTCGTGGCGGTAGACCTCCAGCACGAGGGCCTCGCGGCTGGGGAAGTTGCGGTAGAACGTGCCCTGCCCGACGCCTGCCTTCTTGGCGATCGCACTCAACGGGACGTTCGTGGATCGCGTCAGCTCTGCCAGGGCCACGTCGAGGATGCGCTCACGGTTGCGTCGTGCGTCCGAGCGCAGAGGCGCCTCCTTGCTCTGCCGCACTCGTCCTCCTCGCGGGTTCGCGCCCGAACCCGGGCTTGCCAAAACGGACAACTGTCCACTACGTTCTCCCGGTAACGGACAACCCTCCGGTTAGGTCCACCATAACGGCGAACGGGGCCGTCGGCGCTCCTCCTTCCCTCCCCGTTCTCGCAGCCGCCGTCGATACGTACGGTCCGTACGGCCGCGTCCCGTTCCTCTGCCTGCCGGAGGGTTCCGACGCGCTCCGATACGCGAAAGAAGGCTGAGCATGGACCCATCGACGTCCAGCGCCATCACCCTGAACATCAACGGCGAGAAACACACGCTGTCCGTCGACCACCGCACCACTCTCCTCGACGCGCTCCGCGAGCGTCTCGACCTGACGGGCACCAAGAAGGGCTGCGACCAAGGGCAGTGCGGCGCATGCACCGTTCTGCTCGACGGGCATCGGGCCGTCTCCTGCCTTCAGCTGGCGGTGGCCGCCGAGGGGCGCGAGATCACCACCATCGAGGGCGTGGCCGACGGGGAGCGGCTGCATCCGGTGCAGCAGGCGTTCCTGGACTTCGACGGCTACCAGTGCGGCTACTGCACACCGGGACAGATCTGTTCAGCCGTCGCCATGATCGAGGAGCACGCGGCGGGCTGGCCGAGCGCCGTCACGAGGGACGTGAGGAGTGCACCGCCGCCGCTGACTCCGGACGAGATACGGGAGCGGATGAGCGGCAACCTGTGCCGCTGCGGCGCCTATGTGCAGATCGTCGAGGCCGTCGCCCGGGCGGCTGCGGCCGGGACGGAGGCCGGGCAGGCCCGGAACGGGGCGGTGGCATGAGGGAGTTCGGCTACCAGCGCGTCCTCGATGTGTCCGGCGCCGTCGCACAGCTCGCGGCCGATCCGCAGGCCCGCTTCCTCGGAGGCGGCACCAACCTCGTCGACCTCATGAAGACCGGCGTCGAGCGGCCCGCTCTGCTCGTCGACGTCACGCGGCTTCCCCTCGGAGAGGTCGAGAGGACCGAGGACGGCGGCCTGCGCATCGGTGCGACCGTCACCAACAGCGACCTGGCCGCGCACCCCGAAGTCCGCCGCGACTACCCGGCGTTGGCGCAGGCAGTGCTCGCCGGCGCGTCCGGGCAGCTGCGCAACATGGCCACGGTCGGCGGGAATCTGCTCCAGCGCACCCGCTGCGGCTACTTCGCCGACGTGTCCCAGCCGTGCAACAAGCGCTCCCCCGGCACCGGTTGCCCCGCCATCGAGGGCGAGCACCACAACCACGCGATCCTGGGCGCCTCCCACCACTGTGTGGCCGTGCACCCCTCGGACATGGGCGTGGCGCTGGCCGCCTTCGACGCCGTCGTGCAGTACGAAACGGCGGACGGGCCGGGCCGGTTGCCCATGACGGAGTTCTACACGCCTGTCGGAGACACCCCGCATCTGGAGACGGCGCTGCCTTCCGGAGCGTTGATCACCGGCGTCACTCTGCCACCCGCTGCGGTCGCCGCCAACTCCCGCTACCGGAAGGTCCGCGAGCGGGCCTCGTACGCGTTCGCGATCGGATCCGTGGCCGCCGCGCTCGACGTCCGGGACGGTGCCGTGCACGATGCGCGCCTGGCCTTCGGGGCTGTCGCCTCACGTCCGTGGCGGGCCCGCGCGGCCGAGCGGGTGCTGGCCGGGGCACCGGCCACCGCCGAGACCTTCGCCGCCGCGGCGGAAGCGGAGCTCACGGCCGCCGAACCGCTGCCCCAGAACGGATACAAGGTGGGCCTGATCCGCAACCTGGTGGTGGCCGTGCTGACCGAACTGTCCGAGGAGGCCGCCCGATGACGACCACCACGACCGGAACCACTCCGGCGAAGAGTTCCCACGGCGCCGCGCACACCCGCGTGGAGGGCCTGGAGAAGGTCACCGGCGCGGCCCGCTACGCCGGCGACATCCCCTTCGCCGAACTCGCCCACGGCTGGCTGGTGTTGTCCACCGTCGCCCGCGGCCGCGTCGTCTCCGTCGAGACCGGACCCGTCCTCGAGATGCCCGGCGTTCTCGAAGTCCTGCACCACGGGAACGCGCCGCACGTGAACACCGACTATGTCGGCCTGCTCGGGCCTCCC
It contains:
- a CDS encoding TetR/AcrR family transcriptional regulator; this encodes MRQSKEAPLRSDARRNRERILDVALAELTRSTNVPLSAIAKKAGVGQGTFYRNFPSREALVLEVYRHEMQQVADAAAQLIKTYEPDRALREWMDRLARFAMAKAGLAEAIRQATSAPGNAEKPGHGPVTRAAELLLRANEEAGTIRPGVTADDFLLAIAGLWQIDPRGEWQPRVSRLLDLVMDGLRAGAAGGK
- a CDS encoding 2Fe-2S iron-sulfur cluster-binding protein — translated: MDPSTSSAITLNINGEKHTLSVDHRTTLLDALRERLDLTGTKKGCDQGQCGACTVLLDGHRAVSCLQLAVAAEGREITTIEGVADGERLHPVQQAFLDFDGYQCGYCTPGQICSAVAMIEEHAAGWPSAVTRDVRSAPPPLTPDEIRERMSGNLCRCGAYVQIVEAVARAAAAGTEAGQARNGAVA
- a CDS encoding FAD binding domain-containing protein — encoded protein: MREFGYQRVLDVSGAVAQLAADPQARFLGGGTNLVDLMKTGVERPALLVDVTRLPLGEVERTEDGGLRIGATVTNSDLAAHPEVRRDYPALAQAVLAGASGQLRNMATVGGNLLQRTRCGYFADVSQPCNKRSPGTGCPAIEGEHHNHAILGASHHCVAVHPSDMGVALAAFDAVVQYETADGPGRLPMTEFYTPVGDTPHLETALPSGALITGVTLPPAAVAANSRYRKVRERASYAFAIGSVAAALDVRDGAVHDARLAFGAVASRPWRARAAERVLAGAPATAETFAAAAEAELTAAEPLPQNGYKVGLIRNLVVAVLTELSEEAAR